Proteins encoded by one window of Agarivorans sp. Alg241-V36:
- the purN gene encoding phosphoribosylglycinamide formyltransferase: MARNIVVLISGSGTNLQAIIDACEEGRINASISAVVSNKADAYGLERAKQAAINTVVVNPKEYSDRESYDMALAEVIEQHNADLIVMAGFMRILSQAFVERFSGKMLNIHPSLLPKYQGLNTHQRAIEAKDQEHGCSIHFVTPELDGGPVILQAKVPVFSEDDADALAARVQVQEHAIYPLVVNWFIEGRLNMENDSALLDGKILPSSGYANS; encoded by the coding sequence ATGGCACGCAACATTGTTGTACTGATTTCAGGTTCAGGGACTAACCTGCAAGCCATTATTGATGCCTGCGAAGAGGGGCGTATTAACGCCTCTATTTCTGCAGTAGTGAGTAACAAGGCCGATGCTTATGGCCTTGAACGCGCTAAACAGGCAGCCATTAACACGGTAGTTGTAAACCCTAAAGAATATAGCGATCGCGAAAGCTACGACATGGCTTTAGCCGAGGTAATTGAACAGCATAATGCTGACTTAATTGTTATGGCTGGCTTCATGCGTATTCTTAGCCAAGCATTTGTGGAACGTTTTAGCGGCAAGATGCTAAACATTCATCCCTCTTTGCTGCCTAAGTATCAGGGTTTAAATACTCACCAGCGCGCCATTGAAGCGAAAGACCAAGAACACGGTTGCAGTATTCACTTTGTAACACCAGAGCTTGATGGAGGCCCTGTTATTTTACAGGCCAAAGTGCCAGTGTTTAGTGAAGATGATGCCGACGCTTTGGCCGCCAGAGTACAAGTACAAGAGCACGCCATTTACCCCTTGGTAGTAAACTGGTTTATTGAAGGACGCTTGAACATGGAAAATGATAGCGCCCTACTCGATGGCAAGATACTCCCAAGCAGCGGTTACGCTAACTCATAA
- the purM gene encoding phosphoribosylformylglycinamidine cyclo-ligase — translation MTKQNTPLSYKDAGVDIEAGNALVERIKSVSKRTQRPEVMGGLGGFGALCQLPTGYKEPVLVAGTDGVGTKLRLALDLEKHDTVGIDLVAMCVNDLIVQGAEPLFFLDYYATGKLEVDTAADVVKGIGQGCEQSGCALIGGETAEMPGMYHGDDYDIAGFCVGVVEKSEIIDGTKVASGDALIALASSGPHSNGYSLIRKILEVSNADPKQVLGESTLGETLLTPTKIYVKSVLALLKQCEVHALSHITGGGFWENIPRVLPAGAKAVVDENSWQWPEVFNWLQENGNVAREEMYRTFNCGVGMVIALPEAEVEAALALLAEHGETAWKIGHIEDVAEGEGQVEFK, via the coding sequence GTGACCAAACAAAACACCCCTCTGAGTTATAAAGATGCTGGCGTTGATATCGAAGCTGGTAATGCATTAGTAGAACGTATCAAAAGTGTTAGTAAACGTACCCAGCGCCCAGAAGTAATGGGTGGACTAGGAGGCTTTGGTGCATTGTGTCAATTGCCAACTGGTTACAAAGAGCCTGTATTAGTTGCTGGCACCGACGGTGTGGGTACTAAATTACGTTTAGCGCTAGATTTGGAAAAACACGACACCGTTGGTATCGACTTAGTCGCAATGTGTGTAAACGACCTTATTGTTCAAGGTGCTGAGCCTCTATTCTTCTTAGACTACTACGCTACGGGTAAACTTGAAGTTGATACCGCAGCCGACGTTGTAAAGGGTATTGGTCAAGGTTGTGAGCAATCTGGCTGTGCCTTAATTGGTGGTGAAACTGCAGAAATGCCAGGCATGTACCATGGCGACGACTACGACATCGCTGGTTTCTGTGTGGGTGTTGTTGAAAAGTCAGAAATTATTGATGGCACTAAAGTCGCTAGCGGTGACGCACTAATCGCACTAGCGTCTAGCGGTCCTCACTCAAACGGCTACTCGCTAATTCGCAAGATTCTAGAAGTATCTAACGCTGACCCTAAGCAAGTATTAGGTGAAAGTACTTTAGGTGAAACCCTATTAACACCTACCAAGATCTACGTTAAATCTGTATTAGCACTGCTTAAGCAATGTGAAGTACACGCTTTATCGCACATTACTGGTGGTGGCTTCTGGGAAAACATTCCTCGCGTTTTACCTGCTGGTGCAAAAGCCGTTGTTGATGAAAACAGCTGGCAGTGGCCTGAAGTATTCAACTGGTTACAAGAAAACGGTAACGTTGCTCGCGAAGAAATGTACCGCACTTTCAACTGTGGTGTTGGCATGGTTATCGCGCTACCAGAAGCTGAAGTAGAAGCCGCTCTTGCTTTATTAGCAGAACATGGCGAAACGGCTTGGAAAATTGGCCACATTGAAGATGTAGCTGAAGGCGAAGGCCAAGTAGAATTTAAATAG
- the upp gene encoding uracil phosphoribosyltransferase, protein MKVVEVKHPLVRHKIGLMREADISTKRFRELAREVSALLTYEATANLDIEEVTIAGWNGPVKVEQIKGKKATVVPILRAGLGMMDGVLEHMPSAKTSVVGIYRDEETLEPVPYFHKLVSQIDERLALVVDPMLATGGSMIATIDLLKEQGCKDIVVLVLVAAPEGLKALEAAHPDLVLYTASIDEKLNEQGYILPGLGDAGDKIFGTK, encoded by the coding sequence ATGAAAGTTGTTGAAGTAAAGCATCCTTTAGTTCGTCACAAAATTGGCCTAATGCGCGAAGCAGACATTAGCACAAAGCGTTTTCGCGAATTAGCCCGCGAAGTTTCTGCTCTGCTTACCTACGAAGCAACAGCCAACTTAGACATTGAAGAAGTGACAATTGCCGGTTGGAATGGCCCTGTGAAGGTAGAACAGATCAAAGGCAAAAAGGCTACGGTAGTGCCTATTTTACGAGCCGGTCTAGGCATGATGGATGGTGTGCTAGAGCATATGCCTTCAGCAAAAACCAGCGTAGTGGGTATTTACCGTGATGAAGAAACCCTAGAGCCAGTTCCGTATTTCCATAAACTAGTGAGCCAAATTGACGAGCGATTAGCCCTGGTGGTTGACCCAATGCTGGCCACGGGCGGTTCTATGATTGCCACTATCGACTTACTTAAAGAGCAAGGCTGTAAAGACATCGTGGTATTAGTATTGGTAGCTGCGCCAGAAGGTTTAAAAGCCTTGGAAGCTGCACACCCCGATTTGGTCTTGTATACTGCGTCAATTGATGAAAAGCTAAATGAGCAAGGTTACATCCTTCCTGGTTTGGGTGATGCCGGCGATAAGATTTTTGGTACTAAATAG
- a CDS encoding DUF2066 domain-containing protein, whose product MIKKWLLVLSLAVVILPVQASLQEELYRVEAQATGDTQQDQQQAFELLVLRLTGEQASNTNPLVAKAKANINPYIQQFAYRDDAISVLFNEAKVNQLLMQAQLRLWGKQRPDIILWYANEQNFNRELLADSAQQDWLVKGREQAQLLGLPVRLPVMDLEDSMAVTVNDVWGGFDGPLYAASERYSVPLVLSFRQYPQGQNWQIQWRLLDSSSQTQLDSGQVQAPLEEVSAEAMSAVSASLAERYGVVLGENADEAMLVSFANVTSMNKYVELERFLNQQPSVARVTLHNVKQDTFTFEVQLLSPWEDLKSSLDIAPRLQADETRTKYYYYQ is encoded by the coding sequence GTGATTAAAAAGTGGTTGTTGGTACTTAGTTTGGCAGTTGTGATTTTGCCGGTTCAAGCATCCTTGCAAGAGGAGCTTTACCGCGTTGAAGCACAGGCCACAGGCGATACCCAACAAGATCAACAACAGGCTTTTGAGTTATTAGTACTGCGCCTAACCGGTGAGCAAGCCAGCAACACTAATCCTTTGGTAGCTAAAGCAAAAGCCAATATAAACCCTTATATTCAGCAATTTGCTTACCGAGATGATGCTATCTCAGTATTGTTTAACGAAGCGAAAGTTAATCAGCTGCTAATGCAGGCGCAATTGCGTTTATGGGGTAAGCAGCGTCCTGACATCATTTTATGGTATGCCAATGAGCAGAACTTTAACCGTGAATTGTTGGCCGATAGTGCTCAGCAAGACTGGTTAGTTAAAGGTCGCGAACAAGCTCAACTCCTAGGTTTGCCAGTGCGCCTGCCAGTTATGGATTTAGAAGATAGCATGGCGGTAACTGTTAATGATGTGTGGGGCGGCTTTGATGGCCCGTTGTACGCCGCTAGCGAGCGTTACTCGGTGCCATTGGTGCTTAGCTTTCGTCAGTATCCGCAAGGGCAAAACTGGCAGATCCAATGGCGCTTGTTAGACAGCTCCAGTCAAACTCAACTGGATAGTGGCCAAGTTCAAGCTCCTTTAGAGGAAGTTAGTGCAGAGGCGATGAGCGCAGTCAGTGCTAGCTTGGCTGAGCGTTATGGTGTGGTACTTGGCGAAAATGCCGACGAAGCAATGTTAGTGAGTTTTGCTAACGTAACTAGCATGAACAAATATGTTGAGTTAGAACGTTTTTTAAACCAGCAACCTAGCGTGGCAAGAGTCACCTTACACAACGTAAAACAGGATACCTTTACCTTTGAGGTGCAATTGCTTAGCCCGTGGGAAGACCTTAAATCTTCACTTGATATCGCTCCGCGCTTACAAGCGGATGAAACGCGAACAAAGTACTACTATTACCAGTAG
- the hda gene encoding DnaA inactivator Hda gives MSFSPQLSLPVLLPDDETLVSFYPGDNQQLLSALRNLALDKGERMLYLWGSEGSGRTHLLHASCTEMADVGAASAYLPLEMHAAMSPKMLEGLESMALVCLDNIDAIVGISAWEEAIFDFYNRRKELASTTRLIVTANAPAPQLSFGLADLQSRLNWGVTYKLHELDDEQKLSALQLRAELRGLKMPLEVARFLLKRLSRDMPTLLNKLDLLDQASITAQRKLTVPFVKEILEL, from the coding sequence TTGAGTTTTTCCCCGCAATTATCACTTCCTGTACTACTACCTGACGATGAAACCTTGGTAAGTTTTTACCCGGGCGATAATCAACAGTTATTAAGTGCACTGCGTAATCTTGCTTTAGATAAAGGCGAGAGGATGCTTTATTTGTGGGGCAGTGAGGGATCGGGTAGAACCCATTTGTTGCATGCTAGCTGTACCGAAATGGCTGACGTGGGCGCGGCAAGTGCTTACTTACCCTTAGAGATGCATGCTGCAATGTCTCCTAAAATGCTCGAAGGCCTCGAGAGCATGGCATTGGTTTGCCTAGACAACATTGATGCGATAGTGGGGATTTCGGCTTGGGAAGAAGCGATTTTTGATTTTTATAATCGTCGTAAAGAGTTAGCCTCTACCACCCGTTTAATCGTTACCGCCAATGCGCCAGCTCCTCAATTGTCTTTTGGTTTGGCTGACTTACAGTCTCGCTTAAATTGGGGCGTCACTTACAAGCTGCATGAGCTAGATGATGAGCAGAAGCTTAGCGCCTTACAATTACGAGCAGAGTTACGCGGCTTGAAAATGCCACTAGAGGTTGCCCGATTTTTACTGAAGCGTTTATCTCGTGATATGCCTACCTTACTGAACAAGCTTGATCTGCTCGACCAAGCTTCAATTACTGCGCAACGTAAGCTAACCGTTCCCTTTGTAAAAGAGATTCTAGAGCTTTAG
- a CDS encoding DUF2069 domain-containing protein, translated as MSKLTTSQLLLLAKSSYLLLLAWVLLWHLWLSPPVDISLTMMLVFWVVPLLFPLKGILAGKPYTYAWSCFVLLLYVLHSTTLLVVSDTERWLAAVELVLVLSAFWFGLQYAKFRGKELGIGLKKLKDKTKD; from the coding sequence ACTTCCCAGCTATTACTGCTAGCAAAAAGCAGCTATTTGTTGCTGCTAGCCTGGGTATTGTTATGGCATTTATGGCTATCACCGCCTGTGGATATTAGCCTAACTATGATGCTGGTCTTTTGGGTTGTTCCCCTACTATTTCCACTAAAAGGGATACTAGCGGGTAAACCCTATACCTACGCTTGGAGTTGCTTTGTACTGCTGTTATATGTACTGCACAGCACTACGCTATTAGTGGTATCAGACACAGAGCGCTGGCTGGCAGCGGTAGAGCTAGTATTAGTACTGAGCGCTTTTTGGTTTGGATTACAATACGCCAAGTTTCGCGGTAAAGAGCTGGGAATAGGCTTAAAGAAGCTAAAAGATAAAACTAAAGACTAA